A window of Lacibacter sediminis contains these coding sequences:
- a CDS encoding T9SS type A sorting domain-containing protein, whose product MTQPTLSLTLVSCFIYLSTHAQVTGDFQSRNASGNWSDFNSWNVYNGTSWAAATPGQLPTSATAVFIQNAHTIIVDNTVSVCNDLNVSSGGNTGRLGFTAAGVLNVKGTITLNNSASNYFSPWAAGGKLIISGSGNQAMIGFTVWTILEDVEINKPSGTVTMAGSNVSVSGVLTLTVGTLNIGAGGSLTLNGASLVRTAGFLTGTNTSDLIVTGTTGGTVAIPQSGNISLRNVTINGTRKVVMNGTNDLNLSGAFTIGSTAIFDNGGESQLLQNTGGSVVIDGKFVTKDVEGFTGTNAAIPGITPVLNPGCTIEYALLGNQIFNARSDYKNITFSGSGSKFLSSSCSPAGTVYITENAVLETLNFTFGDLTTNLSMDGGRFRLAGTGTKPDIRGAYNLTGGVIEFFGGTPSTNQTIRGSSSIFYHSIEINSPYVANSNANINLNAGGTFTIKGGAAFTINDESITGQTGTQTVIVESGATFVCGDAHGFSGGAGITSTSIRADVENIILSSGSTIEYSRASAQVFSARNDYQNVIISGGGEKTLNGPSTIYGTLTLTNGLVSTSSANLLTLEAAATCPAGGNALSFVNGPLKKIGSSAFVFPVGKPEVAGPTGGGFRLIGISAPAQISDAFTAEFIVGSATALGPISAAMKSAGLTRVSRCEYWKLVRTNGNSIVNVTLSWNTRSNCNVSYVSSLPDLAIAHFNETANEWDAFGADAFTGNTTEGTVTWNNVSAFSPFSPASTDFLENLLPLDVSGFSARTRKMDVAIDWMVINNDEQEEFILERSNDGAHFETLKIVPAKIILFTAAYTEEDKQPLNGWNYYRLRAFDKLGKEKVSHTIKVWFGREQQIRISPNPASEKIITSFAEPSSISQIELVNISGRVLQHIQTIHFNNIIDISHLQAGIYYLRISGKNGLSTKSFIKQ is encoded by the coding sequence ATGACTCAGCCAACTTTATCACTAACACTGGTATCCTGTTTCATCTATTTAAGCACCCATGCACAGGTTACAGGCGATTTTCAAAGTAGAAATGCATCAGGCAACTGGAGCGATTTTAATTCATGGAATGTTTATAACGGTACATCATGGGCAGCTGCGACACCGGGGCAATTACCAACTTCAGCAACAGCCGTTTTTATTCAAAACGCACATACAATTATTGTTGATAATACAGTTTCTGTATGTAACGATTTGAATGTTTCCAGCGGCGGAAACACCGGCAGACTCGGATTTACTGCGGCCGGAGTTTTGAATGTAAAAGGAACAATTACACTTAACAATTCAGCATCTAATTATTTCTCCCCTTGGGCTGCCGGAGGGAAGTTAATTATTTCGGGGTCGGGTAACCAAGCGATGATTGGGTTTACAGTATGGACTATTTTGGAAGACGTGGAAATCAATAAGCCTTCCGGGACTGTTACAATGGCTGGTTCCAATGTATCAGTAAGTGGGGTACTTACACTAACAGTAGGAACTTTGAATATTGGAGCTGGCGGTTCGTTAACATTAAATGGCGCATCATTAGTTCGTACAGCCGGTTTTTTAACAGGAACAAATACCAGCGATCTTATTGTTACCGGCACAACAGGTGGAACGGTAGCTATTCCTCAATCTGGAAATATCTCGTTAAGGAACGTAACCATTAATGGTACCAGGAAAGTTGTAATGAATGGAACAAATGACCTTAATTTAAGTGGGGCATTTACAATTGGTTCAACAGCAATTTTTGATAACGGTGGAGAAAGTCAATTACTGCAAAACACCGGAGGCAGTGTGGTTATCGATGGGAAATTTGTTACGAAAGATGTTGAGGGGTTTACGGGCACAAATGCCGCAATTCCGGGTATTACGCCGGTTCTAAATCCGGGTTGCACAATTGAATATGCTTTGCTGGGAAACCAAATTTTCAACGCAAGATCTGATTATAAAAACATCACATTTTCAGGAAGCGGAAGTAAATTTTTAAGCAGCAGCTGTTCTCCTGCAGGAACAGTTTATATCACGGAGAATGCAGTTTTGGAAACGCTAAATTTTACATTTGGTGATCTCACTACCAATCTCTCGATGGATGGTGGTCGTTTCAGACTGGCAGGTACAGGAACCAAACCCGATATTCGGGGAGCATATAATTTAACGGGTGGAGTGATTGAATTTTTTGGAGGTACTCCATCAACCAATCAAACCATACGAGGTTCTTCAAGTATTTTTTATCATAGCATTGAAATCAACAGTCCCTATGTCGCAAATTCAAATGCAAACATCAATCTTAACGCTGGTGGAACTTTTACAATTAAAGGCGGGGCAGCATTTACAATAAACGATGAATCCATTACCGGGCAAACGGGAACTCAAACAGTAATAGTTGAAAGCGGCGCAACGTTCGTATGTGGAGATGCACATGGTTTTAGCGGTGGTGCAGGTATTACTTCAACTTCTATTCGTGCTGATGTTGAGAACATCATTCTAAGTTCAGGAAGTACAATTGAGTATTCAAGAGCTTCAGCCCAGGTTTTTTCCGCAAGAAACGATTACCAAAATGTAATCATCAGTGGTGGTGGAGAAAAGACATTGAATGGTCCATCCACAATTTACGGGACCCTGACGTTAACCAATGGGCTCGTTTCAACATCCTCAGCAAACCTGTTAACCTTAGAAGCTGCAGCCACATGTCCTGCGGGTGGTAACGCTTTGTCGTTTGTTAACGGGCCGCTGAAAAAAATCGGGAGCAGTGCATTTGTGTTCCCGGTTGGCAAACCTGAGGTGGCTGGCCCCACAGGTGGTGGATTCCGCTTGATCGGCATTTCTGCTCCGGCACAAATTTCAGATGCGTTTACAGCTGAGTTCATAGTGGGCAGTGCAACCGCATTGGGCCCTATCAGTGCTGCAATGAAAAGTGCAGGTCTTACCAGGGTCAGCAGGTGTGAGTATTGGAAACTTGTTCGTACAAATGGCAATTCTATTGTAAATGTTACTCTTTCGTGGAATACAAGAAGTAACTGCAATGTTTCTTATGTTTCAAGTTTGCCTGACCTGGCAATTGCTCATTTCAATGAAACTGCAAATGAATGGGATGCTTTTGGGGCAGATGCATTCACAGGAAATACAACCGAAGGAACCGTTACATGGAACAATGTTTCCGCCTTTAGCCCATTCTCCCCGGCTAGCACGGATTTTCTCGAAAACCTTCTTCCGCTTGATGTTTCAGGTTTTAGTGCCAGGACACGAAAAATGGATGTCGCTATTGATTGGATGGTTATTAACAATGATGAGCAGGAAGAATTTATATTGGAACGGAGCAACGACGGGGCACACTTTGAAACCTTGAAAATAGTTCCAGCCAAAATAATTCTCTTTACTGCTGCGTATACCGAAGAGGATAAGCAGCCCTTAAATGGCTGGAACTATTATCGTTTGAGGGCATTCGACAAACTTGGTAAGGAAAAAGTATCACATACCATTAAGGTTTGGTTTGGGCGTGAGCAGCAAATCAGGATCAGCCCCAACCCGGCTTCAGAAAAAATTATTACCAGCTTTGCCGAGCCAAGCAGCATTTCCCAAATTGAACTTGTCAATATATCCGGTCGGGTGTTGCAACACATCCAAACCATACATTTTAATAACATAATCGATATATCTCACTTGCAAGCGGGAATATATTATCTCCGTATCTCAGGAAAGAACGGGCTTTCCACAAAAAGCTTTATTAAACAATAA
- a CDS encoding HesB/IscA family protein, with amino-acid sequence MIFVTDKAKEKVANLMQQANVTGDNSYFLRVSVVGGGCSGLSYKLDFDNESKPNDQVFEDNGVKVVTDMKSFLYLYNTTLDFSDGLNGKGFHFNNPNASRTCGCGESFAV; translated from the coding sequence ATGATTTTTGTAACCGATAAAGCAAAAGAAAAAGTGGCAAACCTGATGCAACAGGCAAATGTAACCGGCGACAATTCATATTTCCTCCGTGTAAGCGTAGTTGGCGGTGGTTGCAGCGGACTTAGTTATAAGCTTGATTTTGATAATGAATCGAAACCCAACGACCAGGTATTTGAAGATAACGGCGTAAAAGTGGTGACGGATATGAAAAGCTTCCTTTACCTCTATAACACCACCTTGGATTTCAGTGACGGCCTTAATGGCAAAGGCTTTCACTTCAACAATCCTAACGCAAGCCGCACCTGTGGCTGTGGGGAAAGTTTTGCGGTTTAG
- the mce gene encoding methylmalonyl-CoA epimerase: MNKVEHIGIAVKNLALSIPLFEKLLNTVCYKTELVESEQVNTAFFKQGETKIELLESADSDGVIAKFIEKKGEGMHHIAFGVDDIESEMKRLQQEGFVLLNEKPKHGADNKLVCFLHPKSTNGVLIELCQEKK; the protein is encoded by the coding sequence ATGAATAAAGTTGAGCATATAGGTATCGCTGTAAAAAACCTTGCGCTGTCCATTCCATTGTTTGAAAAGCTGTTGAATACTGTTTGTTATAAAACCGAATTGGTGGAAAGTGAACAGGTGAATACAGCTTTCTTTAAACAAGGCGAAACGAAAATTGAATTACTGGAAAGTGCAGACTCCGATGGGGTGATCGCTAAGTTCATAGAAAAAAAGGGAGAGGGGATGCATCACATTGCATTTGGTGTGGATGATATTGAAAGTGAAATGAAGCGTTTGCAGCAAGAGGGCTTCGTGTTATTGAACGAAAAGCCAAAGCACGGAGCTGATAATAAATTGGTTTGCTTCCTGCATCCAAAATCAACAAACGGGGTATTGATTGAATTATGCCAGGAAAAAAAATAG